The DNA region GTTGACCTTCAAGTTGCTCAAAGGCTGGAACTTGTCAGGTCTTGAGTAGGAGTATCCTGTTCAGCATAGATTTGCAGTCCAGCAGAGCACCTGTCATCCCCTGTAATAAACCAGGAGTTAGGCTCCTGTTCAGGGGCCTAGGCTCCCCATAGCAGACAGTATCCTATCTCTCACCACCGCCATCCTGCCAGGGGACTCCCTGTTCTGGACCAACCTTGCTAACCCCAAAGCTATGAACAATAGACGAGTCAGGGCAGTGTTTCCTCACTCCATCCGGCTGGGCTGGGCTCACTTCCTTCCTGCTGGCAGCCTAAGGAAGTGTCCCTGCCCTGGACAGTCTGGCCTGGCCTTTGTTTTCCCAGTAGTCCCCACCCTTGGAGCTTCCTAGACTTTTGTCCCTTGCGAAGCCAACACAGTGGTTCAGGGGTACTCCTGGGTAAGGAAGGCCACAGCCTAAACCTGTATACCCAGCTCCCATACAGCTGTTGGCAGAGGGACTCCCTAGCATGCCGGGTGCGGGGAATGAGCACCTCAGGTTGTGAGGGGTGGGCAGTTTAGGTTGATTTGAGAGTAGGCAAATTTGTCCGGACCTCCAAAGAGGTCTTCCAGGAATTCCTGTTGTGAGCTTCCTCTCCCACAGGGACATACATTCTCCCCCACTCCATATCACACAGCCACAGGCATCAACACATTGTCACATTGTCTTTGTCACACTTCCGCTCTCAGTGGAAAAAAAGTTGACTCAGCTACTGGAAGAACCCACCACCCCTATCCCCAACCATTTTCCCCTCATGCAGGATGGTTTCTTCTTTGACACCTGCTCTAGAGTACCATTAGCCAAACAACCCAGGAAATTGTGTGACTCCCAGGAATGCCGCCAGCCACTTGAGCTCACTCACACCCTACTGGATTTGAGGATGATGtgagacttcaagaaagatgagTCCTTGATTCCTAGCCATATCCTTCCTATCACCTGGCACAACTTGTAGGGACCAGATCCTACTCAGAGGAAGGGTGCAAAGGGCAGCCAGCCACCAAGGGAAACAGGGGTCAAGGGGCTCTCCTCCCGCCTCTGTTCCTGGCCCTTTCCGCCAAGAGGTCAGCAGGAAGTGAGGAGAAAGGGCAGGGATGGGAGGcggagtgggtgggaaggaatGGGGTTTATCAAGTCCCCAGCAGACTGCCCAGAGGGCAGCAGCTGGCGCAAGGAACTGCCTGGAGAGGCTTTTCTCAGAAAGGAGGGAGACCGCCGACCTATTGGGCCGACGGACTCCCACTCAGGTGAGCCCAGAGTAGAGCACATCAAGTTAACCCGCGCTGCTATAAAAGCGCTTACTCTTGCGGCGCTCCCTAGCTTCCAGACTTGCGGGTGGGAATGGAGCTGGCGGCTAGAAGCGGGCTTTCAGAGTTGAGTCGTTCACAGGAGAGCAGATCTAAGAGGCGAGGGTACAGTTCTAAGCCTAGTCCCCACCGGAAGGGGATTGCAAGGCAGAAAGGCTCAGAATGTGGAATGGAGGTACTAGGGAGACACTGAAGCCTACTTTCCACGAAGTCGGGCCTGAAACTTCTGCGAAGTGCACTTTATTTGGAGTTGAGTGGGTTCTCCTATGGACAACCATCCCACCTTCACCTCGTCGCAGAGACTGCTCCAGGGAGAATCCAGTGGATTGGCATGCCCTGGCGTGGATTCGGTGAAAGTGGCTAGACCACTTTCCTCTTTGGCATGGCAGCGACCCATCCCCCTGGTTACCAGGACAACCACTTCGCCTGCTTTGCCAAAGGAGGGCTCAGAGGCTGTACTaggccccctcctctcctctagaGGGGCAAGGGGCGGGGCTTCCTTCTGACCGCAGACTAGCCGAGGGAACCTGGGCTCAGAGAAGGCGGGTCATTAATGTTCCAAGAGGTTCTGGATCCACTCGGATCAAAATCGTTTACACTAGACAAAGGGCGCACACTGCTAGAATCCATATTCAGACAGGTGGGATTGAACCCATAGTTACCCCCAGTCAAGGCTTCAGCTGTAAGCTTTTATTCCAAataccattaccaccaccacccactcaTTCCGCGCGCGCCCGCCCCTTCCAATGCTCTATCCCTTTAAGAGGCCAGCGGCAAAGAGTGGATTGTACCACTGACGACAGATTGTGGGGGTAGTGTCTCAGGCTGGTTAGTTCTTCTGGCTAAGACTAGCGGGAATCCTCATTCCAGGAAGTATTAAATCTCAGATATATGACTATGTTCCTCTACAGAAGATCTAAGGGTTCTCGAACTCAAAACGCAGCACTGGCAGAAAGGAAGGCGGACACGCCTTCCCTGCGAGGCCGCAAATCCTGCCATCCACCCACCTCCGAGGCAGGATTCTTAAAGGGCCCGCGGGCCTCGGGGCGGAGCCAACAGAGGCTCGAGCTGGGGCAGTGCTTGGGCGAAGGGCCGGAGCGGGCTTAGCTGGTACCAGGATGGCGGCGGCCCTGGCGTGGGTCCTGGCGGCGCCTGGTGCGAGGTGAGGGCGGGCGGTGCAAGCCTGGTGACTCTCTCCCTGTGAGCTGGGCTCTGAATCTCTAGGGGCGCCCTCTTAAGTGACCCaggaaccccacccccacccggctGAACTCTGGCCCCACgtgcggggcgggggcggggtccCGCACAAAGACCAGAGTGAAATACTCTGTACCCCGGACCCCTTGTGCTGGGAAGTGAGGGTGTGGGCCGGTCGCGAGTGCTTGCAGTTTCGTGGTGGCTGTGGAGGGAAGGGCAGGTCGGCGAGCACCGCAGTGGGAAGTCCGCTGCCCCTTTGTCCCCGGGGCGCCTCCTCCTAGCCTAAGAGAGTGTCGGTGCCCGAGACTAAGTCCTGACGTTCTCACTCTTCTGCTTGGCTCATATTACACAGATACCAGTTCCTCTGCAGTGTACCTAactgctttccagcttctgtatGCTGTTGTGCCCaatgctctcccttctcagaaTCATTCTGAGTTCGTAATGGGGTTGGGGGGGACATGGGGTGATATAGGGTGGAGCTTGGGTTCAGGGTGTTCCAAAACCATTTACTGTATGGTATACAGGCATGTAAGTGACTCTAGCAGTTGAGTCCATAGCCTAATCCGTCTCTTTTTGAGAAGGGACACAGACCTAAAGGAGATTCTTGTCCAACCACAGGCAGCTCCCTGCTCTGGAAAGAACTCTGTGGTTTTGGTAGAGTTCCTAAAGTCTCTTGCCTGTCCTTCAGTATCCTGCTATCTCTCAAACCTGTTACAGCCTTGTCGGTCTGAGCGGGAGCATGGTGTGCCGCACAGTATGGGTTTGGGGAGTTTACATGGGAttaaagtacacacatacacatctctgGAATTCTCTAGACTGACTTGTTCTCTCCCATACTTTCTTCAGTTCCTGAGCTGCTACCAGGCAGGTGACACTTCCTGTAGCCCCCAGCATGCGGGCAGGACTGGGTCCCATCATCACACTGGCCCTAGTGCTGGAGGTAGCATGGGCCTCGGAGCTTAAGCCCACAGTGCCGCCCATCTTCACCGGCCGACCCTTTGTGGTAGCATGGAATGTACCCACACAAGAATGTGCCCCGCGCCACAAAGTGCCCCTGGACCTTAGGGCCTTCGATGTGGAGGCTACACCTAACGAGGGTTTTTTCAACCAGAATATCACCACCTTCTACTATGACCGTCTAGGCCTGTATCCACGTTTTGATGCAGCTGGGATGTCTGTGCATGGTGGCGTGCCTCAGAACGGTAGCCTCTGTGCACACCTGCCCATGCTGAAGGAAGCTGTGGAACGCTACATTCAGACCCAGGAGCCTGCGGGGCTGGCGGTCATTGACTGGGAGGAATGGCGACCAGTGTGGGTTCGAAACTGGCAGGAGAAAGATGTGTACCGGCAGTCTTCACGCCAGCTGGTGGCCAGTCGACACCCTGACTGGCCATCAGACCGAATAGTGAAGCAGGCGCAGTACGAATTCGAGTTCGCTGCTCGGCAGTTCATGTTGAACACACTCCGTTACGTCAAGGCAGTCAGACCTCAGCACCTGTGGGGCTTCTACCTCTTTCCTGACTGCTATAATCATGATTACGTACAGAACTGGGATAGCTACACAGGCCGCTGTCCTGACGTGGAGGTGGCACGAAATGACCAGTTGGCCTGGCTCTGGGCTGAGAGTACAGCTCTCTTTCCCTCCGTGTACCTGGACGAGACGCTGGCATCCTCCAAACACAGCCGCAACTTTGTCAGCTTCCGTGTTCAGGAGGCCCTTCGTGTGGCTCACACCCACCATGCAAACCATGCACTCCCCGTGTATGTCTTCACGCGTCCCACATATACCCGAGGGCTCACAGAACTTAGCCAGGTACGTGTTCCTCCTTCCTCCGGGAGCCACTGCATGCTTGGGTTATCAGGGACCAAAAGTACTATTCGGCCCCTGTTTTAATCTTGTGGAAAGGGTGATGTCACCCCCATTCTGTAGATAAGACTGAGGCCTAGAGATGCTGAGAATTAGCCAAGAGCCTCGAGCAAGCCCGTGAAAAGTACGCAGGACTAAGCCAATCATCCTGACTCTGAAGTCAGAATGTGTAATCCTTGACTTTCTGGGCTCATGCGTGGGCTCTTGGCTTTGGAGACTAAGGTAAGGATTGAAATGGGGGACAAAGCGGCCTCTGCCTGCCTGGAGGCGCACAGGGGAGAGCTGTGCTAAGGTCAGCAGGTTAGAGCAGGTCTGTTCTGAGTCTCGTGTGCGACTGTCTGATGTCAGTCTTCCTTAGTAATCAACCCTTCCCACACAGATGGACCTCATCTCTACCATCGGTGAGAGCGCCGCCCTGGGCTCAGCTGGTGTTATCTTCTGGGGCGACTCAGTGTACGCTTCAAGTATGGTAAGGGAGACCCACCTTGTTGCTGGGGGATGGATACTTTGGCTTCCGCCCTCACCAGGGTGTACAAATTGAGTACAGCTTATCCATCTCCTAAGCATAGAGGCTTTGTCCCTGGACCCAAGAGAGAAGAAGGGCACCCCCACCCCGTTCCCAGGAAGAGGAAATGAAGTCCCGAACAGCTGGAGTTCCACCCTTCCTCATCCACCCAGCCGGGCTCCAGTCTGTCTCAACCCTGCTTCTCACTAGGGACAGGGGACTGTAAAGGCTCAGAAACTCTTTGGGCACGatgtttacatatacatacaaataagtGTGTGCCAGAGATGTACCTCAGTACATCAGAGTACTTGCCTAGTCTAGGGTTCCaactccaccaccaccaaaaggAAGAGGTGTTGTACTGCAATAGAGACAGTTTCTGTCAGGGCTTTGGGCAAAGGCAGCTAACATCAGATGCTCATCCGTTAACCTTGGCCTCTTCCTCCAGGAGAACTGCCAGAACCTCAAGAAGTACCTAACGCAGACGCTGGTCCCCTACATAGTCAATGTGTCCTGGGCCACCCAGTACTGCAGTTGGACCCAGTGCCATGGCCATGGGCGCTGTGTGCGCCGCAATCCCAGCGCCAGTACCTTCTTGCACCTCAGTCCCAGCAGCTTCCGCCTGGTGCCTGGCCGCACGCCCAGTGAACCCCAGCTTCGACCTGAGGGGGAGCTCAGCGAAGATGACCTCAGCTACCTGCAGATGCACTTTCGCTGCCACTGCTATCTGGGCTGGGGTGGTGAGCAGTGCCAGTGGAACCATAAACGGGCAGCTGGGGATGCCAGTAGAGCCTGGGCTGGAGCCCACCTCGCCAGTCTCCTGGGTTTGGTAGCTATGACTCTCACCTGGACCTTATAAGGGATCTCTCCCCGCAGATAGCAGTCCAGCTGGCCTCTGGCACAAGGATCTCCTTGGCACAAGGAGCCTGTTAGGGGGTAGGCAAATGAGTCTGGAGTTGGAGTGGGCAGTACCCCCAGGATGCCTAGAAGAGCATCCATACCACCTGTCACCCCCCTGTTCTAAGGGGGAGAGAAACATCCCCTGAGATGCCCTCATCTTGCCAGAGAAGACGAGGATACAGCTAGGCCGGGGAAGGCCTACCTCTACTCTCTGTTCCTGGATAGTTTATAATCTTGGGGTCTCTTTTGTAAATTAAATACAAAACAACTGCGCTTCTTGCTTTTCTCTGCTTCTGGGTTAGTTCGTGTGAGACCTCAGGGCTGTCCGTGAGCTCAGCTCTTTGAAACAGTATGTTAGAACTGGTCAACAGTTTGTTCACTGGGgcctaaggaagaagaaaagagctgGGCCCACCACCGTACGACTAATGGAGCTAGCTATGTGTCTGCCTCCTACCCCAGTACCCCAGGCAGGGCCAATGCCAGTTCCCTTATCTCAACCGCACACAGAGAAAGGGGACATGATCTTCCCTGTTGTTTCTGTTCCCTGCTCCCAAAGGCAGTGGACTTGCCCCTCTCCCCATCTGGGTCACAGCCTTCCCTTCGGTCTGGCACTTAAGGAGGCTGGCAGGGGACTGAGATTTCAGTCTGTCAATATGTGAGTGCGAAGTGGTACTGTTGGGAACTGTCCAAGTCTGGGGAGCAGGGTCATCCTCAAAGGTCAGCTTTAGAGCcagaacacgtgtgtgtgtgtgtgtgtgtgtgtgtgtgtgtgtgtgtgtgtgtgtgtgtgtgtgtgatagagcacttgcctagcatgtgtgaaagCCCTGGGATTAATcaccagcaccacacacacacacacacactcactctcctGCCCATGGGACAAACTGACTAATGGGCATCACAGAGGAGAGAAACAGTAGCCGGAGTAGTTGGAGCAGCTCtgagctgctttgtctggcctgcCTCTGACAGGTGGTACAGGCATCATTCTCCTTCACTCAGAACCACTAGAGAGAGGCTCAGTGTGACTCACTCCCTCAGCCCTGCCCTCAGGAAACTTAGTGGCTCTGCACTAGATCCTGAGTTCACTGGTCAGAACCAGAAAGTGAGTGAGGACAACAGCCATGTAATGTGCACCTATTGCTATCCCTGTGACTTAGGAGggtgaggcagaaagatcaggaactcaaaccCAGCCTTggctggagaccagcctgggttctCTGAgtccctgtctttaaaaagcaaGGAGCCAGGAAGAGTAAGTAAAAGGTTATCTGCCATCAAGCTTGGTGACCTGAGCGTGACTCCGGAAACAGCTGACTGACTCCCtagaattgtcctctgatctccatacacACCTTGGGGCATCCAtgagcacacatacaaatacataaataaggcctgggtaatcccagcacatggaggtggaggcaggtggatctctcaaagttcaaggccagcctggtctacaaggtgagttccaggacagccagagctcttacacagagaaaccctgtcttaaaaaaaaaaaaaaaagaggttggggatttagctcagtggtagagcacttgctaccctgggttcggtccccagctctgaaaaaaagaaaaggaaaaaaaaaaaaaagcagtggaGCTTAGCAAAGAATGGCAAGGACTAGGGAGACCTCGTGTCTCCTCCATGCCTGTGACTTACGCTGCTGTAACTTTTTCTATCCAGCCATGACCTCTATGGTATCTGTCAACCTTCTGTGAACATGGACTCCCCAACATGTATGGATACACATACAACTGTCATCCCAAGAATGGGCATGGAAGGACAGAAGAAACATCTGTACCTTCTCCATGCCTGTAATCTGTCCTACAAAGTTGTGACCTATGAACTCCCTCTTGGTGCAATTCATGTCCACCACTTCACATTTCTTCCCCCAAAACCCCAGGTATTCTGTAACTCTTTCCTCTAACTTGAAATATTCCCTCCAAGAAGGTTGAACAAGGCACATAAAACTCAGAAAGCTGCCAAGGGGTGGTGGTGACGGTggttgatcccagcactctggaggcagaggcaagagaatcactgagtctgaggccagcctggttcttaagttccaggacagaggtACCCGGTCTCAAACAAACACCTTAGAAAGctaaggaaggggctggagagatggctcagcggttaagagcactaactgctctttcagaggtcctgagttcaaattccagcaaccacatggtggctcgcaaccatctgtaataagatctgatgccctttggggttggggatttagctcagtggtagagcgcttgcctagcaagcgcaaggccctgggttcggtccccagctccgaaaaaaaaaaaagaaaaaagaaaaaaaaaatctgatgccctcttctggtgtatctgaagacagctacagtgtattcatatacatgaaataaacaaaatcttaaaaaaaagaaaaaaatagaatctttaaaaatgcactcactgggctggagagatggctcagcggttaagagcacccgactgctctttcagaggtcatgagttcaattcccagcaaccacatggtggctcacaaccatctgtaaagagatccgattccctcttctggtgtatctgaagacagctacagtgtacttatatataataaataaataaatctttaaaaaaaaaaaaaaaatgcactcaCTACCCCTAGGGTAGCCCTACTGTGAATGCCAGAGCTCAGGGGCCATTGAGTAAGGGGTTCAGCGATTCAGGATCAGACACAGCTGCAGGCCCAGACAACATTTCACCCTGGGCAGGGCCATGTCCTCCCCTTCTCCTACTTTCCCAACCTTGGCAGGCAAGCCCGGGCCTGAGCACCGGGCAGATCTCGGTAAGCAGCCAGTGATTCAGTGAACCAGTAAAATCAGGAAGGCATGAACACACACGTTACTTATGCATGTACTCACTAAGACGCCCCTGCTCATTTCCATAGTCATGCAAATACAGGGTCTCATGGTCACCAAACAGCATGATCCCAGGCACTGACTCCCACACTCGCTTATATAAATCCCTGGGAATTTGGGCAGTAGCCAGTACCAACTAGACCTTCACAAAGATGAAATCACTGACCTAGAATAGACAGAGCGTGACGACCCAACTCAACGTCACGAACACAGAACCTCCCAGAAACATATAGGGACGGTTTAACCATTAGGCATAACAGGCACAGACAGGATGTAAGAGTTCTTTCTAGAAATCCAcaaaagggtttttttgtttggcttatgtatttgtgtgtgtgtgtgtgtgtgtgtgtgtgtgtgtgtgtgtgtgtgtgtgttgtgtgcatatatatgtggtgTAAAAGTCAAGGGTCAATTCAGTATGTTCCTCTACTGCTCCCCACATTTTTCCCTGAGGTAgcattttacatttacttatatGTCTGTGTGGCAGTTTGGGTGGCAGTTGTAAGAGCTGTAATGTGTGtgccccagggattgaactcaagtgaTCAGACTCAGCTGCAGGTACTTTTACTGGCCCTTCTCATATTttctccttcccccccccccccccggagctgggaactgaacccagggccttgctcttgctgaAGGGATTAGGAACAGAGCTTGGTGGGCAGAACAAGTGCTCTAGCAAGCATGAGATCCTGGGTCCTGTTCCCagcccaaaacaaacaaccaaaaactaACTGTTGGAGAAATGATTTTGTACACTGTATGAAGATATGTCTCTGACCTTTCTTGCCTGCCTAaggccaaaaacaaacaaaaccccaacttGTTTTAATGAGGAGGGGtcccacaaacacaaaagtgCCCGGGGCCCTAAACTGTCACAGTGGTGTGGAGAAAGTACTCTACACGCAGGTAGTCCTCAGGGACCACACAGCAGGACCACACATTTGCTCGCCCAGTTCTGTGTGTGGCTGTCCACACAAAGACCTCCCCAAGTGTGTGTTTGAGTAGGAGGGGCTGTTGCTAATCCAGCCCCAGTCCCGCCCCGTGCCAAGGCCAGCCTATTGGCTGGGTGGGGTGACTGTCTCCAAAAGCTCAGACTTTCCctgagcagcagaggcagcagcagcagcctctcTAAGCTGGTGCAACTAGGACCAACTTGTGGGACAGAATCCAGCCAAGCCATATTCCGGCTTACACAGTGTGCTCAGAAAGTTTGGAGAATGAAGCCCTTCAGTCCTGAGGTCAGCAGGGATGAGTGGGCAGCTGGAGGGTTTCCAGGGCTGGGCTGGTTTTGGCTACTTGAGCATCCCTTTTCCCAATGGCTGCCAGTTTTTCTGGTGGAAGAAACAGAACAGCCTCCCTTGTTCACCAGGTTGGCCTGGGACTGAGGGCccagctctcagctcctctttcAGGACAGACGTAATGGTTCCTCTCGCGCTTGGGGGGAAGGTGGAGAAGGTCAGGTCAAGGCAAAGCTTGAGGGAAGCAGATGGTGGGGTTCCGGTCACAGAGGCGACTGACTCACTTGTACCCTTCACTGCAATGCTCCTTTTCCGAGCCTCTGTTCTGCTCTCTGACCTTGCTGAGCCCTGCAGATCAATGTCCAACTGAAATCACAGCAGGCACAAAATTGTGATCAAGGGACTGGACCCAACTACTTCAAGTGGGGGTCAGGAAGTTTGAGATATGCCTTGAACTCTGCCCTCCCTTGACCAGGTTTCCCCAGACCCATGCCCTGCTACTGCAGCCCACCTGCTTCGCACCTACACGCTCTTCCTGACCTTGCTGGAGTTGGCCCAAGGTTGCAGAGGTTCCATGGTATCCAACCGGCCGTTCATCACTGTTTGGAATGCAGACACTCACTGGTGCCTGAAGGACCACGGAGTGGATGTGGATGTCAGTGTCTTCGACGTGGTTGCCAACAAGGAGCAGAATTTCCAAGGCCCCAACATGACTATTTTCTACCGAGAGGAGTTGGGCACCTACCCCTACTATACACCCACCGGGGAACCCGTATTTGGTGGTCTGCCCCAGAATGCCAGCCTGGTTACCCACCTTGCTCACGCATTCCAGGACATCAAGGCTGCCATGCCTGAACCTGACTTCTCGGGACTGGCGGTCATTGATTGGGAGGCTTGGCGCCCACGATGGGCCTTCAACTGGGACAGCAAGGACATTTATCAGCAGCGCTCAATGGAACTGGTCCGGGCAGAACACCCTGACTGGCCAGAAACTTTAGTGGAAGCAGAAGCCCAAGACCAGTTCCAGGAAGCTGCACAGGCCTGGATGGCAGGCACCCTCCAACTGGGGCAGGTACTGCGTCCCCGTGGCCTCTGGGGCTACTATGGCTTCCCTGACTGCTACAACTACGACTTTCTAAGTCCCAACTACACAGGCCAGTGCTCACTGAGCATCCATGATCAGAATGACCAGCTAGGGTGGTTGTGGAACCAGAGCTATGCCCTTTACCCCAGTATTTACTTGCCTGCAGCACTGATGGGCACAGGGAAGTCACAGATGTATGTTCGATACCGTGTGCAAGAGGCGTTCCGTTTGGCTTTAGTTTCCAGAGACCCTCATGTGCCCATAATGCCCTACGTCCAAATCTTCTATGAAAAGACAGATTATCTTCTACCCCTGGTGAGTCCTGTGACCTTGTCAGCCTTGCTTGTTAGGTAATAGGTGAGTCCACTTAGCTTCAGGATATCTTCGGGGGAATTGGGGGAGGTTCTTGGGGCTTTGTCCAAATTGGTTTACTACTGACTTAAATACTCCAGTGCTTTGTCTGTTCATTCCCACATACTCAGAACATCTACTTCACGCTAAATTCTGTGTGAAGCATGAGAGATTCAGAACAGGGCACAGGCTTGCCCCTGGCCAGCAACACTGGAGCGGCCTTAGGTGAAGGTTAGAGATTAGTTGTCCCATCCAGTGATCTCGCAGCACAGGGAGGAAGGACGGTAGGTCTCCTATAATTCTGCAATCTCCTTCCCAGGAGGAGCTGGAGCACAGCCTGGGAGAGAGTGCAGCCCAGGGAGCGGCAGGAGCAGTGCTCTGGATAAGCTCAGAAAAAACAAGTACCAAGGTAAGGGGAGACCTGGGAGGATGGTAGGGATGAGGAGAGAGTGGCTTCCTCTCTACCCCTGCCGTCCTGGTCCTGGCTAAGCACCAGGCAAGCACATGGCTGCCATGTTGCTTATGCTCTTTCCCACTCAGGAGTCATGCCAAGCCATTAAAGCATACATGGATTCCACACTCGGACCCTTTATCCTGAACGTAACCAGTGCAGCTCTTTTGTGCAGCGAAGCTCTGTGTTCTGGCCGTGGTCGTTGTGTCCGCCATCCCAGTTACCCTGAGGCTCTCCTCACCCTCAGCCCTGCCAGCTTCTCCATTGAGCCAACACATGATGGCAGACCCCTGAGCCTCAAGGGTACCCTCTCGCTTAAGGATCGGGCACAGATGGCTATGAAATTCAAGTGTCGATGCTACCGTGGATGGAGTGGAGAGTGGTGTAAGAAGCAGGATATGTAGTGATTTGCTGCACCAGGCTGCATATACTGAACACGGGACATACCCAGGGCCTACCTATGACTTCCTTACATACAGTCACACGCGCACAAATCACAGTCAGGAGTACACTCAAGCGCTGTCATGGCCGCAATCACACGGGCACATTCACGGGGATAGTCACATAGTGAATCAGAATTTAGGCTAGGTACTATCAACTCTGTATCTATAAGGACCTACTCATAGGCAGTTCCTCCAGAACCTATGAGTCAGCAGTCACAAAAGCTGACATTTGCTCTGTGCCAAGCCCTGTGCTAAGCAAACACTAGAAGTGGGCCAACTCATTCAGTCTTTACAATCGACATGCTGGGAAGATGAgtacttttttatttacttactctgGGAGATAAACTTAGGACCTCACacacactaggcaagtgctccaacACTAAGCTATATTCCCAGCCACTGTCCAATGTTGCCCAGCAAGAATAGACAAGCAAGGCCAGGCATTGATGATGCTCACCcttgatcccagtactcaggaggcaaggccagcctggtctacatattgagctccaggacagccaggactacacagagcaAATTTcagctgtctcaaaacaaaatgacactgtctcaaaacaaaacagccaggAGAGATGCATATTGAAAT from Rattus norvegicus strain BN/NHsdMcwi chromosome 8, GRCr8, whole genome shotgun sequence includes:
- the Hyal2 gene encoding hyaluronidase-2 precursor (The RefSeq protein has 1 substitution compared to this genomic sequence), which produces MRAGLGPIITLALVLEVAWASELKPTAPPIFTGRPFVVAWNVPTQECAPRHKVPLDLRAFDVEATPNEGFFNQNITTFYYDRLGLYPRFDAAGMSVHGGVPQNGSLCAHLPMLKEAVERYIQTQEPAGLAVIDWEEWRPVWVRNWQEKDVYRQSSRQLVASRHPDWPSDRIVKQAQYEFEFAARQFMLNTLRYVKAVRPQHLWGFYLFPDCYNHDYVQNWDSYTGRCPDVEVARNDQLAWLWAESTALFPSVYLDETLASSKHSRNFVSFRVQEALRVAHTHHANHALPVYVFTRPTYTRGLTELSQMDLISTIGESAALGSAGVIFWGDSVYASSMENCQNLKKYLTQTLVPYIVNVSWATQYCSWTQCHGHGRCVRRNPSASTFLHLSPSSFRLVPGRTPSEPQLRPEGELSEDDLSYLQMHFRCHCYLGWGGEQCQWNHKRAAGDASRAWAGAHLASLLGLVAMTLTWTL
- the Hyal1 gene encoding hyaluronidase-1 isoform 1 precursor (isoform 1 precursor is encoded by transcript variant 1); this translates as MKPFSPEVSPDPCPATAAHLLRTYTLFLTLLELAQGCRGSMVSNRPFITVWNADTHWCLKDHGVDVDVSVFDVVANKEQNFQGPNMTIFYREELGTYPYYTPTGEPVFGGLPQNASLVTHLAHAFQDIKAAMPEPDFSGLAVIDWEAWRPRWAFNWDSKDIYQQRSMELVRAEHPDWPETLVEAEAQDQFQEAAQAWMAGTLQLGQVLRPRGLWGYYGFPDCYNYDFLSPNYTGQCSLSIHDQNDQLGWLWNQSYALYPSIYLPAALMGTGKSQMYVRYRVQEAFRLALVSRDPHVPIMPYVQIFYEKTDYLLPLEELEHSLGESAAQGAAGAVLWISSEKTSTKESCQAIKAYMDSTLGPFILNVTSAALLCSEALCSGRGRCVRHPSYPEALLTLSPASFSIEPTHDGRPLSLKGTLSLKDRAQMAMKFKCRCYRGWSGEWCKKQDM
- the Hyal1 gene encoding hyaluronidase-1 isoform 2 precursor (isoform 2 precursor is encoded by transcript variant 2), whose protein sequence is MKPFSPEVSPDPCPATAAHLLRTYTLFLTLLELAQGCRGSMVSNRPFITVWNADTHWCLKDHGVDVDVSVFDVVANKEQNFQGPNMTIFYREELGTYPYYTPTGEPVFGGLPQNASLVTHLAHAFQDIKAAMPEPDFSGLAVIDWEAWRPRWAFNWDSKDIYQQRSMELVRAEHPDWPETLVEAEAQDQFQEAAQAWMAGTLQLGQEELEHSLGESAAQGAAGAVLWISSEKTSTKESCQAIKAYMDSTLGPFILNVTSAALLCSEALCSGRGRCVRHPSYPEALLTLSPASFSIEPTHDGRPLSLKGTLSLKDRAQMAMKFKCRCYRGWSGEWCKKQDM